In Hippoglossus hippoglossus isolate fHipHip1 chromosome 24, fHipHip1.pri, whole genome shotgun sequence, a single genomic region encodes these proteins:
- the rnaseh1 gene encoding ribonuclease H1 isoform X1: MFRLTGLFREIRRSVCCAADEMAKGTFFYAVRKGFKPGVYKSWDECKSQVEKFPAASFKKFAAEREAWAFVRGVELTSPPEVKSAAQSFEPALSLLPKRGPEPLEYIPLGKKRCHSDEVAVPPPKRVKETESSSSQNPDGFTYMGDAVVVYTDGGCTSNGKVTARAGIGVYWGPDHPLNVAERLHGRQTNQRAELRAACKALQQAKEKNIKKLVVYTDSKFTINGVTKWVKNWKLNGWRLKSGGKITNKDDFVVLDRLNADLEVVWLHIPGHSGYRGNEEADRLSREGALKPLEQQDVDDTGGLD, encoded by the exons ATGTTTAGACTGACTGGTCTTTTCAGGGAAATACGCAGGAGCGTCTGCTGCGCCGCGGACGAAATGGCGAAGGGCACGTTTTTCTACGCAGTGAGGAAGGGATTCAAACCCGGAGTCTACAAGTCCTG GGATGAATGTAAGAGTCAGGTGGAGAAGTTCCCAGCGGCCTCCTTCAAGAAGTtcgcagcagagagagaagccTGGGCCTTCGTCCGGGGAGTGGAGCTCACCTCCCCTCCGGAGGTGAAGAGCG CAGCTCAGAGCTTTGAGCCGGCTCTCTCCCTTCTGCCTAAACGAGGCCCCGAGCCTCTGGAGTACATCCCTCTGGGGAAGAAGAGATGTCACTCAGACGAGGTGGCGGTGCCCCCCCCCAAACGAgtcaaagagacagaaagcTCCTCTTCACAAAACCCAGATGGATTCACGTACATGG GGGACGCTGTGGTCGTTTACACTGACGGCGGCTGCACGTCAAACGGAAAGGTCACGGCCCGAGCCGGCATCGGAGTCTACTGGGGTCCCGACCACCCACT AAACGTTGCAGAGCGACTTCACGGGAGACAAACCAACCAGCGGGCAGAGTTACGG gCCGCCTGCAAAGCACTGCAACAAGCTAAAGAGAAGAACATCAAGAAGTTGGTTGTTTACACCGACAGCAAGTTCACAATCAACG GTGTGACCAAGTGGGTGAAGAACTGGAAGCTGAACGGCTGGAGGCTGAAATCTGGAGGAAAAATCACCAACAAAGACGACTTTGTGGTTCTGGACCGGCTGAACGCAGACCTGGAGGTGGTCTGG CTGCATATTCCAGGTCACTCCGGCTACAGAGGCAACGAGGAGGCCGACAGACTCTCTCGAGAAGGAGCCCTGAAGCCTCTGGAGCAGCAAGACGTCGACGACACTGGCGGTTTGGATTAA
- the rnaseh1 gene encoding ribonuclease H1 isoform X2, which translates to MFRLTGLFREIRRSVCCAADEMAKGTFFYAVRKGFKPGVYKSWDECKSQVEKFPAASFKKFAAEREAWAFVRGVELTSPPEVKSAQSFEPALSLLPKRGPEPLEYIPLGKKRCHSDEVAVPPPKRVKETESSSSQNPDGFTYMGDAVVVYTDGGCTSNGKVTARAGIGVYWGPDHPLNVAERLHGRQTNQRAELRAACKALQQAKEKNIKKLVVYTDSKFTINGVTKWVKNWKLNGWRLKSGGKITNKDDFVVLDRLNADLEVVWLHIPGHSGYRGNEEADRLSREGALKPLEQQDVDDTGGLD; encoded by the exons ATGTTTAGACTGACTGGTCTTTTCAGGGAAATACGCAGGAGCGTCTGCTGCGCCGCGGACGAAATGGCGAAGGGCACGTTTTTCTACGCAGTGAGGAAGGGATTCAAACCCGGAGTCTACAAGTCCTG GGATGAATGTAAGAGTCAGGTGGAGAAGTTCCCAGCGGCCTCCTTCAAGAAGTtcgcagcagagagagaagccTGGGCCTTCGTCCGGGGAGTGGAGCTCACCTCCCCTCCGGAGGTGAAGAGCG CTCAGAGCTTTGAGCCGGCTCTCTCCCTTCTGCCTAAACGAGGCCCCGAGCCTCTGGAGTACATCCCTCTGGGGAAGAAGAGATGTCACTCAGACGAGGTGGCGGTGCCCCCCCCCAAACGAgtcaaagagacagaaagcTCCTCTTCACAAAACCCAGATGGATTCACGTACATGG GGGACGCTGTGGTCGTTTACACTGACGGCGGCTGCACGTCAAACGGAAAGGTCACGGCCCGAGCCGGCATCGGAGTCTACTGGGGTCCCGACCACCCACT AAACGTTGCAGAGCGACTTCACGGGAGACAAACCAACCAGCGGGCAGAGTTACGG gCCGCCTGCAAAGCACTGCAACAAGCTAAAGAGAAGAACATCAAGAAGTTGGTTGTTTACACCGACAGCAAGTTCACAATCAACG GTGTGACCAAGTGGGTGAAGAACTGGAAGCTGAACGGCTGGAGGCTGAAATCTGGAGGAAAAATCACCAACAAAGACGACTTTGTGGTTCTGGACCGGCTGAACGCAGACCTGGAGGTGGTCTGG CTGCATATTCCAGGTCACTCCGGCTACAGAGGCAACGAGGAGGCCGACAGACTCTCTCGAGAAGGAGCCCTGAAGCCTCTGGAGCAGCAAGACGTCGACGACACTGGCGGTTTGGATTAA
- the rnaseh1 gene encoding ribonuclease H1 isoform X4: MAKGTFFYAVRKGFKPGVYKSWDECKSQVEKFPAASFKKFAAEREAWAFVRGVELTSPPEVKSAQSFEPALSLLPKRGPEPLEYIPLGKKRCHSDEVAVPPPKRVKETESSSSQNPDGFTYMGDAVVVYTDGGCTSNGKVTARAGIGVYWGPDHPLNVAERLHGRQTNQRAELRAACKALQQAKEKNIKKLVVYTDSKFTINGVTKWVKNWKLNGWRLKSGGKITNKDDFVVLDRLNADLEVVWLHIPGHSGYRGNEEADRLSREGALKPLEQQDVDDTGGLD, translated from the exons ATGGCGAAGGGCACGTTTTTCTACGCAGTGAGGAAGGGATTCAAACCCGGAGTCTACAAGTCCTG GGATGAATGTAAGAGTCAGGTGGAGAAGTTCCCAGCGGCCTCCTTCAAGAAGTtcgcagcagagagagaagccTGGGCCTTCGTCCGGGGAGTGGAGCTCACCTCCCCTCCGGAGGTGAAGAGCG CTCAGAGCTTTGAGCCGGCTCTCTCCCTTCTGCCTAAACGAGGCCCCGAGCCTCTGGAGTACATCCCTCTGGGGAAGAAGAGATGTCACTCAGACGAGGTGGCGGTGCCCCCCCCCAAACGAgtcaaagagacagaaagcTCCTCTTCACAAAACCCAGATGGATTCACGTACATGG GGGACGCTGTGGTCGTTTACACTGACGGCGGCTGCACGTCAAACGGAAAGGTCACGGCCCGAGCCGGCATCGGAGTCTACTGGGGTCCCGACCACCCACT AAACGTTGCAGAGCGACTTCACGGGAGACAAACCAACCAGCGGGCAGAGTTACGG gCCGCCTGCAAAGCACTGCAACAAGCTAAAGAGAAGAACATCAAGAAGTTGGTTGTTTACACCGACAGCAAGTTCACAATCAACG GTGTGACCAAGTGGGTGAAGAACTGGAAGCTGAACGGCTGGAGGCTGAAATCTGGAGGAAAAATCACCAACAAAGACGACTTTGTGGTTCTGGACCGGCTGAACGCAGACCTGGAGGTGGTCTGG CTGCATATTCCAGGTCACTCCGGCTACAGAGGCAACGAGGAGGCCGACAGACTCTCTCGAGAAGGAGCCCTGAAGCCTCTGGAGCAGCAAGACGTCGACGACACTGGCGGTTTGGATTAA
- the rnaseh1 gene encoding ribonuclease H1 isoform X3 — MAKGTFFYAVRKGFKPGVYKSWDECKSQVEKFPAASFKKFAAEREAWAFVRGVELTSPPEVKSAAQSFEPALSLLPKRGPEPLEYIPLGKKRCHSDEVAVPPPKRVKETESSSSQNPDGFTYMGDAVVVYTDGGCTSNGKVTARAGIGVYWGPDHPLNVAERLHGRQTNQRAELRAACKALQQAKEKNIKKLVVYTDSKFTINGVTKWVKNWKLNGWRLKSGGKITNKDDFVVLDRLNADLEVVWLHIPGHSGYRGNEEADRLSREGALKPLEQQDVDDTGGLD; from the exons ATGGCGAAGGGCACGTTTTTCTACGCAGTGAGGAAGGGATTCAAACCCGGAGTCTACAAGTCCTG GGATGAATGTAAGAGTCAGGTGGAGAAGTTCCCAGCGGCCTCCTTCAAGAAGTtcgcagcagagagagaagccTGGGCCTTCGTCCGGGGAGTGGAGCTCACCTCCCCTCCGGAGGTGAAGAGCG CAGCTCAGAGCTTTGAGCCGGCTCTCTCCCTTCTGCCTAAACGAGGCCCCGAGCCTCTGGAGTACATCCCTCTGGGGAAGAAGAGATGTCACTCAGACGAGGTGGCGGTGCCCCCCCCCAAACGAgtcaaagagacagaaagcTCCTCTTCACAAAACCCAGATGGATTCACGTACATGG GGGACGCTGTGGTCGTTTACACTGACGGCGGCTGCACGTCAAACGGAAAGGTCACGGCCCGAGCCGGCATCGGAGTCTACTGGGGTCCCGACCACCCACT AAACGTTGCAGAGCGACTTCACGGGAGACAAACCAACCAGCGGGCAGAGTTACGG gCCGCCTGCAAAGCACTGCAACAAGCTAAAGAGAAGAACATCAAGAAGTTGGTTGTTTACACCGACAGCAAGTTCACAATCAACG GTGTGACCAAGTGGGTGAAGAACTGGAAGCTGAACGGCTGGAGGCTGAAATCTGGAGGAAAAATCACCAACAAAGACGACTTTGTGGTTCTGGACCGGCTGAACGCAGACCTGGAGGTGGTCTGG CTGCATATTCCAGGTCACTCCGGCTACAGAGGCAACGAGGAGGCCGACAGACTCTCTCGAGAAGGAGCCCTGAAGCCTCTGGAGCAGCAAGACGTCGACGACACTGGCGGTTTGGATTAA